The Novipirellula caenicola genomic interval GCCGGAGGCATCGGCGCGGTGAGCAATTCGTTGACTCAGCAGATGACGATCAATTCGTCAACGATCACCAACAACACTTCGATGACCGAGGCGGGAGGCATTGGCGCGATCGATATTGATCTTGTGATCAACAACTCGACGATCTCGTCCAACACCGCGTCGGGCGGTCGAGCCGGCGGTATCGGACTGCTCGGCAATCTTCGCAATCCGATTTTGACCGCGTCAGCCGTCACGATTGCCAACAACCAATCCGGTTCGGACGGTGGCGGGATCGCGTTTGCCGACGCGGGTTTTGATTTGACCAATGTGACGATCACGGGAAACCAATCTGGATTACAAGGCGGTGGGATTGCGGTCGGAACGAGTGCCCCAGGGGTGCAACACTCGATCTTGTTCTCGACCGTTGCCGAGAATCAAGCGATCAGCTCGGGATCCAATATTGCCGCACAAGGTGAACCGATTTCGATCGCATCGAGTCTGTTTGCCGCAGGCGACGGGTTTGCGTTGCCCGGCACGTTTGTTTCGTTAGGCGGCAATCTGGATAGCGGAACAAGTATGGGGTTTAGCGACCCCAGTGATTTGAACAATACCGATCCGTTGCTCGGGCCGCTGCAAGACAATGGAGGTCCGGTGTTTACCCGCGCGCTAGCGGCACAAAGCCCCGCGATTGATGCGGCGCGAAATACACAAGTTCTCGTGGACGCACGCGGAACGGTGCGGCCACTAGACGGTGATGGCGACGGCCAGGCCTTTCCCGATATCGGCGCCTTTGAACGAGTCGCGGTGGTGATTGTCACGGCGGTGGATGATACGTTGAACATCGACGAAGACGATCCGTTGACCTTCGTCAATGTGCTGGCCAACGACTTGCCCGCCGGAGCGTTGACCGTCACGGCCGTCTCGGCGGCAAACCGTGGCGACGTGACGATCGCCCCGGGCGGAAACGGGATCAACTACGTGCCTCGCGCCAACGAATTTGGACAAGATGTCTTTACCTATACCGTTAGCAATTCGTTAGGCCAAACCGCATCGGCGACCGTGCGTGTCGATATCGCCGCCGTCAATGATCCACCGATCGCTGGGAATGATGTCGTCGACGTTGGCACGCGGCAAGCGTTCACGATTCAAGAATCGAGTTTGTTAGCAAACGATTTTGTCGGTGCGGCTAACGAATCGAACCAGACCTTGAGTATTTCGAGTCTGCCGGCGACGACGGTTGCCGGCGCGACGATCTCATCGCTCGCAGGTGTCATCACGATCACGCCCGATCCTAATTTTGCGGGGCTGAGTGATTCGTTCACTTACACGCTAAGCGATGGAATTGACACCGCCACGGGAACCGTCGTGTTAAACTTTTCGACGCGAGTCGGAGGTCATGTCTACTGTGACGCCAATGGCAACGGCAGCGAAGATAGCGGCGAAGCCGTGGTGGGAGGACGCGTGTTTATCGATGCCGATGGAGATCGCAGCTTTGACATCGGCGAACGAGAAACGCAGACCGATGTGATGGGAGACTATTTCTTTACCGGTTTGGTCAGCGGCCAAGCGGTGGTCGTGGCAGAAGTGCCTGCGAGTTGTCAAACGATTCCTGATAACCCGGGCGTCGTCCGCAGCCAATTGGATGCAGGGTTGCTCGCCCGATCGATCACCGCCGCGGACATGGACGGCAACGGCGACCTCGAGATGATCGTCGCCAGCGATCTATCGGGAACGCTCAGCGTGATTGATGTGGTTGGTGGAAACCTATCGCTGCAACGTGAAGTGACGCTAGACAATCGGCCTCAATCGGTCTTCGCCTACCCGCCAGCCTCGGCAAACCGTTCGGGCACGCCGTTGATCGCGGTTGCCGCCATCGGGCTGCCAAGCGAAGGAGGACAAGTCTACTTTGGTAACGATTCGTATGACTCGTTCCCGATCGCTGCGGGGGCGATCGATGTGGCAATCGACGATTTTGGCGACGGGTTGCCTACGGTGGTGGTCGCGTCGTTCCGGCAATCGGAATTGACGTTGTTTGCACCGGATGGACGATTCGCACCCCAAACATTACCAGTCAACGCCTCGCAAATCACATCGGTCTCGACCGGGGATGTTGATGGCGATGGCGACAACGATATTGTCGTGGTCGGAATCGGCTACGACACGACGTTTGAAAGTGGTGCGTCCAGTGGCGATAGCGGAAGCGAAATCAGCATTCTACTGAACAACGGCAATGGCAGTTTCTCGCCGCTGACCGACGGGCAATCCGATCCCAATCTGACCAGCAAGTATGTCGACGTGACGCTAGCGGATATCGATGGCGATGAGCAGCAAGAGATCCTGGCTCTGGATCAACGTCAAACGCTTCGAGTTCTGCGATTGGATGGCGGTCAAGTTCGTTTGGTTTCGAGTACCACGGTGACTGCCAAAGCGTCCACATTGGCTGTGGGGGATTTCAATCGCGATTCGCAGCTTGATGTTGTCGTCGCCAGTAACAGCAATGATGTGATCGAGATATTTGTGGGCGATGGCGGCGGAAATTTCCGCTTGGTCAAATCGATCCAGGATGTCTTGAATCCTATCGACTTGACCGTCGCTGATTTTGACCAAGATGGTGTCGACGAGATCGCGGTGGCGAACCTGTATCGCCGTTCACTCGGCGGCAATAATTCCGATCCATTGTTACCCAGCACGGTGACGGTGCTGAAATTGCAAGTCGCCGAAGCATCCGTTGTCATCGATCAAAGCTCGGTCAGCGTCGACTACACCTTCCCTCGCGTGGTGCCGGGTTTTGGCATCTCCTCACGAATGGACGTCAACGCCAACGGAGAGGTTACCGCAAACGATGCGTTGATGGTCATCAATCAGCTCAATCGGCAAGGCGGTGGTCAAGGCGAATCATTGGCCCACGAATCATTGGCCCACGAATCATTGGCACGTGTACGAGCAGCCACCGATATCAATTTGGATGGTGCCACTTCGCCACTTGATGCGTTGTTGGTGATCAATCACTTGAACGAAAATCGCGGCTCAGCCAACGACACTACGGAAGGCGAACAAAGCCTATGGTTTGATGCGGATGATGACGACAAGGGCTTCGCCGTCGCGGCCGACGAAGTGTTTGCGGCAGGGTTGTTTTGAACGTGATCTCTAGGGCATGAAGTTGATCTGCAGCATCGCTTCGTAATCAAATTGTTCGTCCAATCCATCACGAAGTGGAATCGAGATCGCCGGCGTCACCACCCATTTTTCGTTGACCAACAGATGAAATCCTGCGGTTGCGTTGACGATGTTGAAATGATTGGCCAAATTGGTGTAACGCAGCGTGCCCGCCGAAACCATGTCCGAATCTTGCAGCGTCGCGGTGTAATGCAGTTCGG includes:
- a CDS encoding FG-GAP-like repeat-containing protein, whose product is MPRFSMRRGLRTARRSRRCLSVEALESRRVLATFVVDTVADNDPQAGVCVAAPAPGNGTCSIRTAIIAADNNPGLDRIEIPAGTYNINPNFGSFDYDSSQDIDFLGVGTNPADVVIDGGGVSRGFDIFSSGPPNTVTMDNFTIQNGVASDGSGGGAINIFGSASLVLRNMVLQDNRADEDPLFPGFTSSGGAVQAGVDVTIENSIFRRNIATESGGAIDFSTTDQPRTLTIRNSTIENNDTGDSDVDFGLGGGVNVRGFNSSLILDTVDIANNMAGDSGGGVYFEGSSITVTDSDFTSNQALGSDSGGGGLYIFGDGQSNFVFDVSGGRFESNSAVAGAGGLESVDYSGTIDGTTFLQNQVLGQGDQFDQGGGAVALLADPDSNRVVTIRNADIRQNEAPTAGGIALVNIDLVLEDSVLDGNRTTAGQSPGAGGIGAVSNSLTQQMTINSSTITNNTSMTEAGGIGAIDIDLVINNSTISSNTASGGRAGGIGLLGNLRNPILTASAVTIANNQSGSDGGGIAFADAGFDLTNVTITGNQSGLQGGGIAVGTSAPGVQHSILFSTVAENQAISSGSNIAAQGEPISIASSLFAAGDGFALPGTFVSLGGNLDSGTSMGFSDPSDLNNTDPLLGPLQDNGGPVFTRALAAQSPAIDAARNTQVLVDARGTVRPLDGDGDGQAFPDIGAFERVAVVIVTAVDDTLNIDEDDPLTFVNVLANDLPAGALTVTAVSAANRGDVTIAPGGNGINYVPRANEFGQDVFTYTVSNSLGQTASATVRVDIAAVNDPPIAGNDVVDVGTRQAFTIQESSLLANDFVGAANESNQTLSISSLPATTVAGATISSLAGVITITPDPNFAGLSDSFTYTLSDGIDTATGTVVLNFSTRVGGHVYCDANGNGSEDSGEAVVGGRVFIDADGDRSFDIGERETQTDVMGDYFFTGLVSGQAVVVAEVPASCQTIPDNPGVVRSQLDAGLLARSITAADMDGNGDLEMIVASDLSGTLSVIDVVGGNLSLQREVTLDNRPQSVFAYPPASANRSGTPLIAVAAIGLPSEGGQVYFGNDSYDSFPIAAGAIDVAIDDFGDGLPTVVVASFRQSELTLFAPDGRFAPQTLPVNASQITSVSTGDVDGDGDNDIVVVGIGYDTTFESGASSGDSGSEISILLNNGNGSFSPLTDGQSDPNLTSKYVDVTLADIDGDEQQEILALDQRQTLRVLRLDGGQVRLVSSTTVTAKASTLAVGDFNRDSQLDVVVASNSNDVIEIFVGDGGGNFRLVKSIQDVLNPIDLTVADFDQDGVDEIAVANLYRRSLGGNNSDPLLPSTVTVLKLQVAEASVVIDQSSVSVDYTFPRVVPGFGISSRMDVNANGEVTANDALMVINQLNRQGGGQGESLAHESLAHESLARVRAATDINLDGATSPLDALLVINHLNENRGSANDTTEGEQSLWFDADDDDKGFAVAADEVFAAGLF